A single window of Archangium gephyra DNA harbors:
- a CDS encoding transglycosylase SLT domain-containing protein encodes MGLEHATLRGLLRYTNRLLSWPLVAALWVAPAARAEAQQQTQQQQQPPAGDISNLAESASSKHQLPSSMDSENEEAEPEFTIGPTEPVAPGERRWVRKFELADLKSYFAEGVLAKAKDAYDGGRYRTARQLLETEAATPPVRYLRAMSALRMGQWATGAEELVALAEIHPPLRDYCHFEAAKAYERMRKWTEAITHYGAVSPGARRYEDARFGMATLLEKKKQDYAGAVAALTPIVQTDSPKPNNPRQAEAWLTIARLARYQADYNGEHRAHLAVWALHPFSKQVPAAIKGLRDLPYVPKWKVARAETLLSLHHNREALDMLEKMLPKMELPDPLACRAHFAYGTAMRKERKHSLAIRALRPVVEQCQDEALRPRALYVLGYSESVVEPDSSIPTYLKLAQDYPKHPYADDALFYAAHKALDRGNKAAAMAALDQLISHHADGNFAAEALFQRFWVYRAEGQQNEALEALSRIEELKGKGSTHESVQRARYWRSRTLLTLGRAEEANALMERVAAEGAATWYGLMARSRLAVEAPERARAVSERLRSPASAMAVWPLDAGNIAEDPHFVTGIELLKLEHREAASELLAVDRKGRSEESIRLLFHVLHSSGYERYARSIAWALRREGLAAPTEAETRLIYAAAYPHAFRNLVVQHSRAAKVNPDLMQALIREESAFNPNARSPTGALGLAQLMPATAFAVARQLNVPLATPAALLEPRENIRLGSAYLGSLQRRFAGNPAYAVASYNAGPGAVDRWLSRFPGAELDEWVEQIPVEETRHYVKRVLGSASAYQLLYASDKMTTLAFGERGSNNAGSR; translated from the coding sequence GTGGGACTGGAACACGCGACGCTCCGAGGCCTCCTGCGGTACACGAACCGGCTGCTGAGCTGGCCGCTCGTGGCGGCTCTCTGGGTGGCGCCCGCCGCCCGGGCCGAGGCCCAGCAGCAGACACAACAGCAGCAACAGCCTCCGGCGGGAGACATCTCCAATCTCGCCGAGAGCGCTTCCTCCAAGCATCAACTTCCCTCCTCGATGGACAGTGAGAACGAGGAGGCGGAGCCCGAGTTCACCATCGGGCCCACCGAGCCCGTGGCGCCCGGAGAGCGCCGCTGGGTGCGCAAGTTCGAGCTGGCGGACCTCAAGTCCTACTTCGCCGAGGGCGTGCTGGCGAAGGCGAAGGACGCGTATGACGGGGGCCGCTACCGCACCGCGCGCCAGTTGCTGGAGACGGAGGCGGCCACGCCGCCGGTGCGCTACCTCCGGGCGATGAGCGCGCTGCGCATGGGCCAGTGGGCCACGGGGGCCGAGGAGCTCGTGGCCCTCGCGGAGATCCACCCGCCCCTGCGCGACTACTGTCACTTCGAGGCCGCCAAGGCCTATGAGCGGATGCGCAAGTGGACGGAGGCCATCACCCACTATGGGGCCGTGTCTCCCGGCGCTCGGCGCTACGAGGATGCGCGCTTCGGCATGGCCACCCTCCTCGAGAAGAAGAAGCAGGACTACGCCGGGGCCGTGGCGGCGCTCACGCCCATCGTCCAGACGGACTCGCCCAAGCCGAACAATCCCCGGCAGGCCGAGGCGTGGCTGACCATCGCCCGGCTGGCGCGCTACCAGGCCGACTACAACGGCGAGCACCGGGCGCACCTGGCCGTCTGGGCGCTCCACCCCTTCTCCAAGCAGGTGCCCGCGGCCATCAAGGGCCTGCGCGATCTGCCCTACGTGCCCAAGTGGAAGGTGGCGCGCGCGGAGACGCTGCTCTCCCTGCACCACAACCGTGAAGCGCTGGACATGCTGGAGAAGATGCTCCCGAAGATGGAGCTGCCGGATCCGCTCGCCTGCCGCGCGCACTTCGCCTACGGCACGGCCATGCGCAAGGAGCGCAAGCACTCGCTGGCCATCCGCGCGCTGCGGCCCGTCGTCGAGCAGTGCCAGGACGAGGCGCTGCGCCCGCGCGCCCTCTACGTGCTGGGCTACTCGGAGTCGGTGGTGGAGCCGGACAGCTCCATCCCCACCTACCTGAAGCTCGCGCAGGACTACCCCAAGCACCCGTACGCGGATGACGCGCTCTTCTACGCGGCGCACAAGGCGCTGGACCGGGGCAACAAGGCGGCGGCCATGGCCGCGCTGGACCAGCTCATCTCGCACCACGCGGACGGCAACTTCGCGGCCGAGGCCCTCTTCCAGCGCTTCTGGGTGTACCGCGCCGAGGGCCAGCAGAACGAGGCGCTCGAGGCCCTCTCCCGGATTGAGGAGCTCAAGGGCAAGGGCTCCACGCACGAGTCGGTGCAGCGGGCCCGCTACTGGCGCTCGCGCACGCTGCTGACGCTGGGCCGCGCCGAGGAGGCGAACGCGCTGATGGAGCGTGTGGCGGCCGAGGGGGCGGCCACGTGGTACGGGCTGATGGCGCGCTCGCGCCTGGCGGTGGAGGCTCCGGAGCGGGCCCGCGCCGTCAGTGAGCGGCTGCGCAGCCCCGCCAGCGCCATGGCCGTCTGGCCCCTGGACGCGGGCAACATCGCGGAGGATCCGCACTTCGTCACCGGCATCGAGCTGCTGAAGCTGGAGCACCGCGAGGCGGCCTCGGAGCTGCTGGCGGTGGACCGCAAGGGCCGCAGCGAGGAGTCCATCCGGCTGCTCTTCCACGTCCTCCACTCCTCCGGCTACGAGCGCTATGCGCGCTCCATCGCCTGGGCCCTGCGCCGGGAGGGGCTGGCCGCGCCCACCGAGGCCGAGACGCGCCTCATCTACGCGGCGGCCTATCCGCACGCCTTCCGCAACCTGGTGGTGCAGCACAGCCGGGCGGCGAAGGTGAACCCGGACCTGATGCAGGCCCTCATCCGCGAGGAGAGCGCCTTCAACCCCAACGCGCGCTCGCCCACGGGCGCGCTGGGCCTGGCCCAGCTGATGCCGGCCACGGCCTTCGCGGTGGCGCGCCAGCTCAACGTGCCGCTGGCCACGCCCGCCGCGCTGCTCGAGCCCCGGGAGAACATCCGCCTGGGCTCGGCGTACCTGGGCAGCCTGCAGCGGCGCTTCGCGGGCAACCCGGCCTACGCGGTGGCCAGCTACAACGCCGGCCCGGGCGCGGTGGACCGCTGGCTGTCGCGCTTCCCCGGCGCCGAGCTGGACGAGTGGGTGGAGCAGATTCCCGTGGAGGAGACGCGCCACTACGTCAAGCGCGTGCTGGGCAGCGCCTCCGCCTACCAGCTGCTCTACGCGTCGGACAAGATGACCACGCTGGCCTTCGGGGAGCGCGGCTCCAATAATGCGGGCTCTCGCTGA
- a CDS encoding DUF2339 domain-containing protein — translation MNATMSTKWDVRVLAAAGAGMMGLAGVFLWRDLQVPHELLLAVAAVLASALALAEVPRHRPLVGPIALLLTGLSGGLWYAATKSGLLLTGLGLTVLASAVTVARTWRHTGTREDKVQACLLWYGLAAAVLASSWAFYFHFFTLGFAADDLGRRLVLTLGWLAAGVGLVVYGRLRGESVIRDAGFAFIAVALGKALAYDTTHLSGTLRVACFAGAGALMLGGAWLSTPRTARSA, via the coding sequence ATGAACGCAACGATGTCGACGAAGTGGGATGTGCGGGTGCTGGCCGCGGCGGGCGCGGGGATGATGGGGCTCGCGGGCGTGTTCCTCTGGCGCGACCTGCAGGTGCCGCACGAGCTGCTGCTCGCGGTGGCCGCGGTGCTCGCCTCCGCGCTGGCCCTCGCCGAGGTGCCCCGCCATCGCCCGCTCGTCGGCCCCATCGCCCTGCTCCTCACCGGCCTCTCGGGCGGCCTCTGGTACGCGGCAACGAAGTCCGGCCTGCTGCTCACCGGCCTGGGCCTCACCGTCCTCGCCTCGGCCGTCACCGTGGCGCGCACCTGGCGTCACACCGGGACGCGCGAGGACAAGGTGCAGGCCTGCCTCCTCTGGTACGGACTGGCGGCCGCGGTGCTCGCCTCCTCCTGGGCCTTCTACTTCCACTTCTTCACCCTGGGCTTCGCCGCCGATGACCTCGGCCGCCGGCTGGTGCTCACCCTGGGCTGGCTCGCCGCGGGCGTGGGCCTCGTGGTGTACGGCCGCCTGCGCGGCGAGAGCGTCATCCGCGACGCGGGCTTCGCCTTCATCGCCGTGGCCCTCGGCAAGGCGCTCGCCTACGACACCACGCACCTGAGCGGCACGCTGCGTGTCGCCTGCTTCGCCGGCGCGGGTGCACTCATGCTCGGCGGCGCGTGGCTGTCCACCCCCCGCACGGCCCGGAGCGCGTGA